The following proteins are encoded in a genomic region of Phragmites australis chromosome 9, lpPhrAust1.1, whole genome shotgun sequence:
- the LOC133928611 gene encoding mitochondrial dicarboxylate/tricarboxylate transporter DTC-like codes for MADAKQQQQQPQQAAAAATGVWKTIKPFVNGGASGMLATCVIQPIDMVKVKIQLGEGSAGQVTKNMLANEGIRSFYKGLSAGLLRQATYTTARLGSFRVLTNKAIEKNEGKPLPLIQKAFIGLTAGAIGACVGSPADLALIRMQADSTLPVAQRRNYKNAFHALYRITADEGVLALWKGAGPTVVRAMALNMGMLASYDQSVELFRDKFGAGEVSTVIGASAVSGFFASACSLPFDYVKTQIQKMQPDANGKYPYTGSLDCAMKTLKSGGPFKFYTGFPVYCVRIAPHVMMTWIFLNQIQKFEKKIGI; via the exons ATGGCGGACGCgaagcaacagcagcagcagccgcagcaggcggcggcggcggccaccggCGTCTGGAAGACCATCAAGCCCTTCGTCAACGGAGGGGCCTCCGGGATGCTCGCCACCTGCGTCATCCAGCCCATTGACATGGTCAAG GTGAAGATCCAGTTGGGTGAGGGTTCTGCTGGTCAGGTCACAAAGAACATGCTTGCTAATGAGGGGATCCGTTCCTTCTACAAG GGTTTGTCCGCCGGTTTACTAAGGCAAGCTACTTATACAACTGCTCGTCTGGGATCCTTCAG GGTTCTAACTAACAAAGCAATTGAAAAAAATGAGGGGAAGCCGTTGCCACTAATTCAGAAAGCTTTTATTGGTCTGACTGCTGGAGCAATTGGTGCTTGTGTTGGTAGTCCTGCTGATTTGGCACTCATTAGAATGCAAGCTGATTCGACGTTGCCAGTCGCACAACGGCGTAACTACAAGAACGCTTTCCATGCACTCTACCGGATTACTGCCGATGAGGGAGTCCTTGCACTTTGGAAGGGTGCAGGCCCAACTGTGGTGAGAGCTATGGCACTGAATATGGGTATGCTTGCTTCCTATGACCAGAGTGTCGAGCTATTTAGAGACAAATTTGGTGCAGGAGAAGTTTCTACTGTTATTG GAGCCAGTGCTGTTTCTGGATTCTTTGCCTCGGCATGCAGTTTGCCCTTTGACTATGTGAAGACACAGATTCAGAAAATGCAACCTGATGCCAATGGCAAGTACCCGTACACAGGGTCGTTGGACTGTGCCATGAAAACCTTAAAGAGTGGTGGCCCATTCAAGTTCTACACTGGCTTTCCAGTATATTGTGTCAGGATTGCCCCCCATGTCATG ATGACCTGGATATTCTTGAATCAGATCCAGAAGTTCGAGAAGAAGATTGGCATATGA